A genomic window from Hypomesus transpacificus isolate Combined female chromosome 15, fHypTra1, whole genome shotgun sequence includes:
- the LOC124477976 gene encoding olfactory receptor 52N5-like: MDGNNSSHSDILQMEGFNISMEFTYPLFFLILFVYLTLLISNIGVIVLIIKEQSLHQPMYILFCNLSVNDLIGNTVLLPRLMHDIVSTPKLISYAQCVTQAFCSHTFGSASHMILIIMAVDRYVAICHPLRYNSIMTTRTVVTLSVSAWGTSLLLVSVLLGLTVRLSRCRSIILNAYCDNASLFKLSCENVTVNNIYGLFFTVLLFSSSMGSIAVTYFRIAVICWTRKNKELNSKAAQTCASHLVLYLIMLWSGFLTIILHRFPDYPDLRKLAYILFHVVPANLNPIIYAMQTKSLRQKIVQIFSKKIMHS; the protein is encoded by the coding sequence ATGGATGGCAACAATTCATCTCACAGTGATATTCTCCAAATGGAGGGCTTTAACATTTCTATGGAGTTCACATATCCTCTGTTCTTCTTGATTCTGTTTGTCTACCTTACACTTCTTATCTCCAACATTGGAGTGATTGTACTCATCATCAAAGAGCAGAGCTTACACCAGCCCATGTACATACTCTTCTGTAACCTGTCCGTAAATGACCTCATTGGGAACACTGTGCTACTGCCCAGGCTGATGCACGATATTGTTTCAACTCCGAAGTTGATCTCATATGCTCAGTGTGTCACACAAGCATTCTGCAGCCACACATTTGGCTCGGCGTCCCACATGATATTGATCATTATGGCTGTTGACAGATATGTGGCTATATGCCACCCCCTACGGTACAACTCAATAATGACAACCAGAACCGTGGTTACCCTCTCTGTTTCAGCTTGGGGGACCTCTCTGCTGTTGGTATCTGTTCTGCTCGGGCTCACTGTTAGGCTCTCTCGCTGCCGCTCTATCATACTGAACGCTTATTGTGACAATGCATCGCTGTTTAAGCTATCTTGTGAAAATGTGACAGTCAACAACATCTATGGACTCTTTTTCACTGTGTTGCTATTTAGTTCCTCAATGGGAAGTATTGCTGTCACTTATTTCAGGATTGCTGTTATCTGCTGGACCAGGAAAAACAAGGAACTGAATAGCAAGGCAGCACAGACATGTGCCAGCCACCTTGTCCTGTATCTCATCATGCTTTGGTCAGGATTTCTGACTATCATTTTGCATCGCTTCCCAGACTACCCCGATTTGAGAAAGCTGGCctatattttatttcatgttgTTCCTGCCAATTTGAACCCAATTATTTATGCCATGCAAACAAAATCACTGAGGCAGAAAATTGTCCAAATATTCAGCAAAAAGATCATGCACTCCTAG